GTGCCGTAGGGGCCGCTCCCCTTGGTAGCCCGCCCCTACGGAAACGTTCCCCTTCCTCTCACGGTGATTCGCCGGCAAGCCGTTCCAGGATGCCCAGTAGCAGGCGGGTGAGCCGGGGCACGATGATGGTGCCGGCGTCCATGACTTCTTCGTGGGTGGGCGCGTGGTCGCTGTCCGGTTCCGCGATGGCCAGGTTGGTGATGGTGCTGATGGCCAGGACGCGCATCCCCGCGTGGTGGGCCACGATGACCTCCGGCACGGTGCTCATGCCCACCGCGTCGCCGCCCGCCTGGCGCAGGAAGCGAATCTCGGCCGGCGTCTCAAAGTTGGGGCCGGCCACAGCCACATACACCCCCCGGCGGAGGGTCAATCCCCGCTCCGCAGCCACGGCCTGGGCCAGCTCCCGCAGGGAGCGGCTGTAGGCGTTGTTCAGGGCGGGAAAGCGGGTGCCGAAGGCTTCCAGGTTCGGTCCCCGCAGGGGATTGTGCCCGGCCATCCCCAGGAAGTTGATGTGATCCTCGATGAGCATCAGATCCCCCACGGCGAAAGCCGGGTTGAGCCCCCCGGCTGCGTTGGTGATGATCAGGGTTTCGACGCCC
This sequence is a window from Litorilinea aerophila. Protein-coding genes within it:
- a CDS encoding purine-nucleoside phosphorylase, which codes for METAFTLADYDRAADFIRQRSPHRPRLGLILGSGLSGLAEQVEEADILPYGEIPHFPQSTVAGHAGRLVLGKLAGMSVCVMQGRFHYYEGYSLQQVTLPVRVMARLGVETLIITNAAGGLNPAFAVGDLMLIEDHINFLGMAGHNPLRGPNLEAFGTRFPALNNAYSRSLRELAQAVAAERGLTLRRGVYVAVAGPNFETPAEIRFLRQAGGDAVGMSTVPEVIVAHHAGMRVLAISTITNLAIAEPDSDHAPTHEEVMDAGTIIVPRLTRLLLGILERLAGESP